A stretch of the Filimonas lacunae genome encodes the following:
- a CDS encoding fasciclin domain-containing protein gives MRYTIKAAAFAVWMPALLVLLQLGACTKKDIMPEPVGEPVPYKDTAIRSWKEMMEKPGYTLWKAAWNRSDMNAIAGADKAGAFLTVFMPSDQAFQAAGYTMEVINSASKETLDSLLSYQVVPGKYTPDNISHIKGSAQLKTLLTNDAVMGYNTSQPYIYILYAGYFHDSLVINGANVAKWGTGQDAADGYVYTTAVVLQKPMQTMWEYIESHPELSLFKAAIEMSDYEYSMGWSGMNNQMLLMGSPGFEFTLFAPSNKAFEAAGFTTAEDIQNYINNSLPVKDPDYDENWYYQNPTTAMDSILFAHGLEAYLFAGQYYYPVSTTYFTNDLIQNAAGLSGVEIKPGTMYSSPPGIIHVDFSVVNGQLRVKRYKANHTPIPLAQPNIRVLNGAIHVVDGLFMR, from the coding sequence ATGCGCTATACTATAAAAGCAGCTGCTTTTGCTGTATGGATGCCGGCATTGCTGGTGTTGTTACAGCTGGGAGCCTGTACTAAAAAAGATATAATGCCGGAGCCGGTAGGAGAGCCGGTGCCTTATAAAGACACGGCCATCCGCTCGTGGAAAGAGATGATGGAGAAGCCAGGTTATACGCTGTGGAAAGCTGCCTGGAATCGTTCTGATATGAACGCTATTGCCGGTGCGGATAAGGCCGGTGCTTTTCTTACGGTGTTTATGCCATCCGACCAGGCCTTTCAGGCAGCTGGCTATACAATGGAGGTAATTAACAGCGCCAGCAAAGAAACGCTGGATAGCTTACTCAGCTACCAGGTAGTACCTGGAAAATATACACCGGATAATATATCCCATATTAAGGGAAGTGCGCAGCTGAAAACATTGCTAACCAATGACGCTGTGATGGGATACAACACTTCTCAGCCGTATATCTACATCTTATATGCCGGCTACTTTCACGATAGCCTGGTAATAAACGGTGCTAACGTAGCCAAATGGGGTACGGGGCAGGATGCTGCTGACGGATATGTATATACTACAGCGGTGGTGCTGCAAAAGCCCATGCAAACCATGTGGGAGTATATAGAAAGCCACCCGGAGCTGAGCCTGTTTAAAGCGGCAATAGAGATGAGCGACTACGAATATAGCATGGGCTGGTCGGGCATGAACAACCAGATGCTGCTGATGGGTAGCCCCGGTTTTGAGTTTACCCTGTTTGCACCTTCCAATAAAGCTTTTGAAGCGGCGGGGTTTACTACTGCGGAGGATATTCAAAACTATATCAACAACAGTCTGCCCGTGAAAGATCCTGATTATGATGAGAACTGGTATTACCAGAATCCCACCACTGCTATGGACAGCATTCTTTTTGCACACGGGTTGGAAGCATACTTGTTTGCCGGTCAGTATTACTACCCGGTAAGCACTACCTATTTTACCAACGACCTTATTCAAAACGCAGCCGGTTTAAGTGGTGTGGAGATAAAGCCAGGAACGATGTACAGCAGCCCTCCCGGTATCATTCATGTAGATTTCAGTGTGGTGAACGGGCAGCTACGGGTAAAACGCTATAAAGCCAATCATACCCCCATACCGCTGGCACAGCCCAATATCCGGGTGCTGAACGGTGCAATTCACGTAGTGGATGGTTTATTCATGCGCTAA
- a CDS encoding RpnC/YadD family protein encodes MIHVEVQGYRDTHLPERMFTYFYRIRDRYKRDVTSLAIFTDQDEKYHPDKYEYHCCGASVTYSFNTYKVKTQRVDVLEQSDNPFAVVILTILTALKQNEEGHDHLVESFLGLIRRLLNRQLPKHKIVRLVAFIKRYVHLGNSPLFNKFEEEIKLLTENPAYMGILEQVLQIDTEEAEKRGAISGRLIGIEEGKAQIVANLLVNSDFDIQTIASLTGESIDFIIEIKNKLP; translated from the coding sequence TTGATACACGTAGAAGTGCAGGGATATAGAGATACACACTTACCCGAGCGTATGTTCACCTATTTTTACAGGATACGGGATAGGTATAAGAGGGATGTAACTTCGCTGGCTATTTTTACCGATCAGGACGAAAAGTATCACCCTGATAAATATGAATATCATTGTTGTGGCGCAAGTGTTACCTATAGTTTTAACACCTATAAGGTAAAAACACAGCGCGTGGATGTACTGGAACAAAGTGACAATCCTTTTGCAGTAGTCATCCTAACCATATTAACCGCATTGAAACAGAATGAAGAGGGCCACGATCACCTGGTAGAATCATTCCTGGGATTGATTCGCCGGTTACTGAACCGGCAATTGCCGAAGCACAAAATAGTGAGGTTAGTAGCATTCATCAAACGATACGTTCATTTGGGAAATTCTCCACTATTTAATAAATTTGAAGAAGAGATTAAATTACTCACCGAAAATCCGGCATATATGGGAATATTAGAGCAAGTATTGCAGATTGACACAGAGGAAGCTGAAAAGCGTGGTGCTATATCCGGCCGTTTAATAGGAATAGAAGAAGGCAAAGCACAAATAGTTGCCAATCTCCTGGTCAACTCAGATTTTGATATTCAAACGATCGCTTCATTGACTGGTGAATCTATTGATTTTATAATCGAAATCAAAAACAAATTACCTTAA
- a CDS encoding IPT/TIG domain-containing protein — protein sequence MKHTLYIMAALLLLVAACKKEKQDNSKLPLQVKSFWPNSGNAGTIVHVTGTGFGATAAENEVIFNGVSAHIMDVQDTIITVLAPTEGTSGMVTVHAGGSKAEAGNYTYQPLSLHGVSPANGAAGTNINISGAGFSSLAEPAKVYVNGKEALVSNVNDTLLVAIVPEGAGTGKVKVVVDGKEVEGPDFIFQLITGIKPAKGGKGTKVTINGEGFAAVAADNQVAFNGIAATVISASATQLVAEVPDKVTTGPVSVSINGQRTIGDVFTVVPAPVFATVAPLSGPAGTVVTITGENFSNRADEIVVMFNGKQAVIETAAEKKITVKVPAGAGTGNLNVTVNDQPTTGPQFTEQTLGVAALLPDNGLPGVKVTIQGTGFSTVAAENQVSFNGIPVVVSAATVTILEVTVPEGVSTGVVTITVNGMNATGPVFKKSGVITLAGGPSSSEFSWVQGLAADKQGNVFATDNNWIKKVSPSGVVTVFAGGTAAGYVDGTGTDARFNFVTSLAIDVNDNLYVSDRFNNKIRKITPAGVVTTYATLSFSPTGLAVDKNGLVYAGRDYQGVYTISANGIATRMAGDAYESANYIWAMNGTVYYAADYSYNAIFTVVNGSKAIYAGSSQGYGGDDGSLTTARFGTIVGVTGNYDGLMYCSDRNTIRKIENGIVTTVTGTQGGTTPVAGYQDGALDKAKFSDPTAMCLDKDGNLYVSERNNKSIRKVFFR from the coding sequence ATGAAACATACGCTTTATATCATGGCTGCCTTGTTACTGCTGGTAGCCGCCTGTAAAAAAGAAAAGCAGGATAACAGCAAACTGCCTTTGCAGGTAAAAAGCTTTTGGCCTAACAGCGGTAACGCCGGCACTATTGTGCATGTTACCGGTACCGGCTTTGGAGCCACAGCAGCAGAAAACGAAGTCATATTTAACGGAGTCAGCGCACATATCATGGATGTGCAGGATACTATCATTACTGTGCTGGCGCCTACAGAGGGTACCAGCGGTATGGTAACCGTGCATGCAGGTGGTAGCAAAGCAGAGGCAGGCAACTATACTTATCAGCCATTGAGTTTGCATGGCGTTAGCCCGGCCAATGGTGCTGCAGGTACTAATATCAATATCAGTGGTGCAGGTTTTAGCAGCCTTGCCGAACCGGCAAAAGTATATGTGAACGGTAAAGAAGCACTGGTATCTAATGTGAACGATACCTTACTGGTAGCTATAGTGCCGGAAGGTGCCGGAACCGGGAAGGTGAAAGTAGTAGTAGATGGTAAAGAGGTAGAAGGGCCTGATTTTATTTTTCAGCTGATTACAGGTATTAAACCCGCCAAAGGTGGTAAAGGCACTAAAGTAACCATCAATGGCGAGGGCTTTGCAGCCGTTGCTGCTGATAACCAGGTAGCTTTTAACGGTATTGCAGCTACGGTAATCAGCGCCAGCGCTACACAGCTGGTAGCAGAAGTACCTGACAAGGTAACTACAGGGCCGGTTTCTGTAAGCATTAACGGACAGCGTACCATCGGTGATGTGTTTACGGTGGTGCCTGCTCCGGTATTTGCTACAGTAGCGCCTTTGAGTGGACCGGCAGGTACTGTTGTTACCATTACCGGTGAAAACTTCAGTAACCGGGCGGATGAAATAGTGGTGATGTTCAATGGTAAACAAGCAGTGATAGAAACTGCTGCAGAGAAAAAGATCACCGTGAAAGTGCCGGCAGGTGCAGGAACCGGTAACCTGAATGTAACCGTGAACGACCAGCCCACAACAGGGCCACAGTTTACAGAACAAACCTTAGGTGTAGCGGCACTGCTGCCCGATAATGGTTTGCCAGGGGTAAAGGTTACTATACAAGGCACGGGCTTTAGCACCGTGGCTGCTGAAAACCAGGTGAGCTTTAACGGCATACCGGTGGTGGTATCTGCGGCTACTGTTACCATACTGGAAGTAACAGTGCCGGAAGGCGTAAGCACCGGCGTGGTTACCATTACCGTAAACGGTATGAATGCTACCGGACCTGTGTTTAAAAAATCAGGCGTAATAACGCTGGCTGGCGGACCTTCCAGCAGTGAGTTCAGCTGGGTGCAAGGGCTGGCAGCTGATAAGCAGGGCAATGTGTTTGCAACAGACAATAACTGGATTAAGAAAGTAAGTCCATCAGGTGTGGTCACTGTTTTTGCCGGCGGCACAGCAGCGGGTTATGTAGACGGTACCGGAACCGATGCACGCTTCAATTTTGTTACCTCACTGGCAATAGATGTCAATGACAACCTGTATGTATCAGACCGGTTTAACAATAAAATCCGTAAGATCACTCCTGCTGGCGTGGTAACTACTTACGCCACGCTTAGCTTTAGCCCTACTGGATTAGCAGTAGATAAAAACGGACTGGTGTATGCAGGCAGGGATTACCAGGGCGTGTACACTATATCTGCCAATGGTATCGCTACCCGTATGGCAGGCGACGCGTATGAATCGGCTAACTATATATGGGCCATGAATGGTACCGTATACTATGCAGCAGATTACAGCTATAATGCCATTTTCACAGTAGTGAACGGTTCTAAGGCAATATATGCAGGCAGTTCACAGGGATATGGTGGCGATGATGGTTCTCTGACCACTGCACGCTTTGGAACCATAGTAGGGGTTACGGGCAATTACGATGGCCTGATGTACTGTTCTGACAGGAACACGATCAGAAAGATAGAAAACGGTATAGTTACCACCGTAACCGGTACGCAAGGGGGCACAACACCGGTAGCAGGTTATCAGGATGGAGCTTTAGATAAGGCTAAGTTCAGCGACCCGACAGCGATGTGCCTGGATAAAGACGGTAACTTATATGTATCAGAACGTAATAATAAAAGCATACGTAAAGTGTTTTTCAGATAA
- a CDS encoding TonB-dependent receptor yields MKRIQYFIYVLLLTVAATAGLQAQETNGTLGGSITDEQNKALSGVTVEAVHEPSGTRYATATGADGKFYVPGLRIGGPYTVTVTMIGRNPEKREQLNIRLGEPLQLNITLAQAGAELSAITVKAGKRGPRANVYGAGQNISSAQVSGMPTVSRSMQDMTRMVPQATKDNSFAGTSFRYNNVTIDGAINNDAIGFSPSAGGITGSSGMAGSSTRTNAISLDAIEDMQVYLAPFDVKIGNFTGGSINAVTRSGTNKVTGSVYGFGRNATITGSDKAGSLGKMNSSFYDYQAGARVGFPIIKNKLFFFTNEEITRRRDPSQLVVGVEETAHILSSNDAEAIRNSTIQRYGDSFDPGTAGNYNASAQSYKFFNRIDWNINGKNQLVVRNNTILSKSVNMDRDQQDFRFSSMAYEQVNNQSSTVAEWKARFNNRLSNSLIAGYSMVHDKRNPLSNPALPQVQIMGRTPGTTIYLGTDREASIFDMKQRTIEITDNLTLRAGKHTFLFGTHNELYHINYGFVNSWNGRVDYLSIEDYINNTPYRVRGSYNFTNNNRDYILSHPEAQFDVNLMSAYAQDEIQLTDKLRITPGLRADYTWLPTMPELSEQTRTAYTDTYFGNTYSYTPLNRITHQYLNKIQLSPRLGFRYDWKGDQSLILRGGTGLFTGRIPFAWLAYAYYNSGINYGSFDQKADAKAFVQGTDPLRPSGNGIAGFIEQNGAVTNNSKAAQVQVDVVDNHFVMPKVWRTNVAVDYTAASGYRLGLEAIVTKTLKDVAFQQVNIKDDPYYYGYDADRKQPVYNGTVDSRFSNAYLLSNTGKGYRYSITATAGRTWNSGLNTSVAYTYGASKDLSNGIRNSMESNWQLNQALNPNNPGLAWSNFDIRHRIVINTSYNKRWNETWKTSATLFISLQSGSPFTYGIVNNSIQGLPQQVSLVYVPQAADAIRFFQDYTNTAGETITAATQAQAFNEYVDGNKYLRSRRGDFTERNAGRTPWNVQTDLHLAQEYYFNKGVKGGFLTFSIDVINVANLLSSSWGRVYFSPNTFNSTASVGLTPSFPARQNPGSYPVYRFDNPGKPYSIDYFNSRAQVQMGVRYSF; encoded by the coding sequence ATGAAAAGGATACAATATTTTATATATGTACTGTTGCTTACTGTAGCAGCTACCGCAGGGTTGCAGGCACAGGAAACCAACGGCACGCTTGGCGGTAGCATTACCGACGAGCAAAACAAAGCATTAAGCGGGGTTACGGTAGAAGCCGTGCACGAACCCTCCGGCACCCGGTATGCCACGGCTACCGGTGCAGATGGTAAGTTTTATGTACCCGGTTTACGTATCGGTGGCCCTTACACGGTTACCGTTACCATGATAGGCAGAAACCCTGAAAAAAGAGAACAGCTGAACATACGCCTGGGCGAGCCGCTGCAATTGAACATTACATTGGCACAGGCAGGAGCAGAGCTGTCGGCTATTACTGTAAAAGCCGGCAAACGTGGTCCCAGGGCCAATGTGTATGGTGCCGGGCAAAACATCAGCAGCGCCCAGGTATCCGGCATGCCTACTGTTAGCCGCAGTATGCAGGATATGACCCGCATGGTGCCACAGGCTACCAAAGACAACTCTTTTGCCGGTACCAGCTTCCGTTATAACAACGTAACCATTGATGGCGCCATTAATAACGATGCCATTGGTTTCAGTCCTTCTGCAGGTGGCATTACCGGTAGTTCCGGTATGGCTGGCAGCAGCACCCGCACCAATGCTATTTCACTGGATGCCATTGAAGATATGCAGGTATACCTGGCGCCCTTTGATGTGAAAATAGGCAACTTCACCGGCGGCAGCATTAACGCGGTTACCCGCAGCGGTACCAATAAGGTGACCGGATCGGTATATGGTTTTGGCCGTAATGCCACCATCACCGGATCTGATAAAGCAGGCTCGCTGGGTAAAATGAACAGCAGCTTTTACGATTACCAGGCGGGTGCCCGCGTAGGTTTCCCTATCATTAAAAACAAATTGTTCTTCTTTACCAACGAAGAAATCACCCGCCGCCGCGATCCTTCGCAGCTGGTGGTGGGCGTAGAGGAAACTGCGCATATCCTCAGCAGCAACGATGCCGAAGCTATCCGAAACAGCACCATACAACGCTATGGCGATAGCTTTGACCCTGGTACTGCCGGCAATTACAATGCAAGCGCCCAATCGTATAAGTTCTTTAACCGTATCGACTGGAACATCAACGGTAAAAACCAGCTGGTGGTACGTAACAACACCATACTGAGTAAATCGGTGAACATGGATCGCGATCAGCAGGACTTCCGTTTCAGCAGCATGGCTTACGAGCAGGTGAACAACCAAAGCTCTACCGTGGCTGAATGGAAAGCACGTTTTAACAACCGCTTATCCAACAGCCTGATTGCCGGTTACAGCATGGTACACGATAAACGCAACCCGCTATCTAACCCTGCATTGCCGCAAGTACAGATTATGGGCCGCACACCGGGTACTACTATTTACCTGGGTACCGACCGGGAAGCCAGCATTTTTGATATGAAACAGCGTACCATTGAAATTACCGATAACCTTACCCTGAGAGCAGGGAAGCACACTTTCTTATTCGGTACCCACAATGAGTTGTATCATATCAACTATGGCTTTGTAAACAGCTGGAATGGCCGTGTAGATTACCTGAGCATTGAAGACTATATCAATAACACCCCTTACCGCGTAAGAGGTAGTTACAACTTCACCAATAACAACCGGGATTATATATTGTCGCACCCCGAAGCACAGTTTGATGTAAACCTGATGAGCGCCTATGCACAGGATGAAATTCAGCTGACGGATAAATTACGCATTACACCCGGCTTACGTGCCGATTACACCTGGCTGCCTACCATGCCGGAGTTAAGCGAGCAAACACGTACCGCTTACACCGATACCTATTTCGGAAACACGTATAGCTATACACCGTTAAACCGCATTACCCATCAATATCTGAACAAGATCCAGCTGTCCCCCCGGCTGGGCTTCAGATATGACTGGAAGGGCGATCAAAGCCTGATATTGCGCGGCGGTACCGGTTTATTTACCGGCCGTATTCCTTTTGCCTGGCTGGCCTATGCCTACTATAACAGTGGTATCAATTATGGTTCTTTTGATCAGAAAGCCGATGCAAAAGCTTTTGTACAGGGCACTGATCCATTACGTCCTTCCGGCAATGGTATAGCCGGTTTTATTGAGCAGAACGGTGCGGTAACCAATAACAGCAAAGCGGCACAGGTGCAGGTAGATGTGGTAGACAATCATTTTGTAATGCCTAAAGTATGGCGTACCAACGTAGCAGTAGATTATACGGCTGCATCCGGCTACCGTTTGGGCCTGGAAGCGATTGTAACCAAAACCCTGAAAGATGTAGCCTTTCAACAGGTGAACATCAAGGACGATCCTTATTATTATGGCTATGATGCAGATCGCAAACAGCCTGTATATAATGGTACGGTGGATAGCCGTTTTTCTAACGCCTACCTGTTAAGCAACACCGGTAAGGGCTATCGTTACAGCATTACCGCTACTGCCGGCCGTACCTGGAATTCAGGCCTGAACACTTCTGTAGCGTATACCTACGGTGCTTCTAAAGACCTGAGCAACGGTATTCGTAACTCTATGGAAAGTAACTGGCAGTTAAACCAGGCATTGAACCCGAATAATCCCGGTTTAGCGTGGAGTAATTTTGATATCCGCCACCGTATTGTTATCAACACCAGCTACAACAAGCGCTGGAACGAAACCTGGAAAACCTCGGCCACGCTGTTTATCAGCTTACAATCAGGTAGCCCCTTCACCTATGGCATTGTGAACAACAGCATACAAGGGTTGCCACAGCAGGTAAGCCTTGTGTACGTTCCGCAGGCAGCAGATGCTATCCGCTTTTTCCAGGACTATACCAATACTGCCGGTGAAACCATTACCGCGGCAACACAGGCGCAGGCATTCAATGAATATGTGGATGGTAACAAATACCTGCGTAGCCGCAGAGGCGATTTTACAGAACGTAACGCCGGCCGCACGCCCTGGAATGTGCAAACCGATCTGCACCTGGCACAGGAGTATTATTTCAACAAAGGCGTAAAAGGTGGTTTCCTCACTTTTAGCATAGATGTTATTAATGTGGCCAATTTGCTTAGCAGCAGCTGGGGCAGGGTGTACTTTTCGCCCAACACGTTTAACTCCACTGCCAGTGTGGGTTTAACACCTTCCTTCCCGGCACGTCAAAACCCCGGCAGTTACCCGGTATACCGTTTTGATAACCCCGGAAAACCTTATTCCATTGATTATTTCAATTCCCGCGCACAGGTGCAGATGGGAGTGAGATATTCTTTTTAA
- a CDS encoding fasciclin domain-containing protein, translating to MKRILFSGFLLMLLAGCTKEKEDNSLPADITSRLNFIIEDNLFNFSYFNAGLGRTPYRVTLTQPGPYTVLLPDNNAFIAAGYSTENAVLTESASVLNNMIGYQVVSGTWQLDQLPFRFNQELTSVTGSKLYVTRWVKNQDTVVTINGSRVLSYNMKASNGLIQVINTVLQPLVHKTLSDAISSDPQFTYLNAALQKAGMKTLLEQETAYTVFAPVNSAFVAAGYATIQDIQQADAATLQQLLQYHLFSGRKFVYDYILATGPSDKSEQAMLSGNNITVNLLKSGINYTGITVKGIGNSTVATISKPNVLAGNGVLHTINQVLKENQ from the coding sequence ATGAAAAGAATATTATTTAGTGGTTTTTTACTGATGCTGCTGGCGGGATGCACGAAAGAGAAGGAGGATAACAGTTTGCCGGCAGACATCACCAGCCGTCTCAACTTCATTATAGAAGATAACCTGTTTAACTTTTCTTACTTCAATGCAGGGCTTGGCAGAACGCCTTATCGCGTAACGCTTACGCAGCCGGGGCCTTACACGGTGCTGCTGCCCGATAACAATGCATTTATAGCAGCAGGTTACAGTACTGAAAATGCAGTGCTCACAGAAAGTGCATCGGTGTTGAATAACATGATAGGTTACCAGGTAGTTTCCGGTACCTGGCAGCTGGATCAATTGCCGTTTCGTTTTAACCAGGAGCTTACTTCCGTTACCGGAAGCAAGCTGTATGTTACCCGCTGGGTAAAGAACCAGGATACGGTAGTAACCATTAACGGCAGCAGGGTATTGAGTTACAACATGAAGGCCAGCAATGGCCTGATACAGGTAATCAATACCGTATTGCAGCCACTGGTACACAAAACCCTGTCCGATGCTATCTCGTCCGATCCGCAGTTCACTTACCTGAATGCTGCTTTGCAAAAAGCAGGTATGAAAACGTTGCTGGAGCAGGAAACAGCTTACACCGTTTTTGCCCCGGTGAACAGCGCCTTTGTGGCGGCAGGCTATGCCACCATACAGGACATACAGCAGGCAGATGCGGCCACCCTTCAACAATTGCTCCAATACCACCTGTTTAGCGGCAGAAAATTCGTGTATGATTATATACTGGCTACCGGCCCCTCTGATAAGTCGGAGCAGGCCATGCTTTCAGGAAACAACATCACAGTTAACCTGTTAAAGTCGGGCATCAACTACACAGGCATTACGGTAAAAGGCATAGGTAACAGCACCGTGGCTACCATCAGCAAGCCCAACGTGCTGGCAGGTAATGGCGTGTTGCATACGATTAACCAGGTATTAAAGGAGAACCAGTAA
- a CDS encoding fasciclin domain-containing protein: MRKMKYMTGVVAAVLLATACKKDDITPPIDKTTLPRTMAAFIQNNYDLSLLNAALQKTGLYDTLAQAGAYTFFAPDNNAFAAIGIGSVAQINSMNTDSLRHQLRYHLLRNRYFVASFPSQIGYSYTSATGEPLYASASNLYGSSADNRQLFINGAMVYNGAKRNIALANGVIHLVSKPLQYHAGTVQEYITRDTSLSLFAAAMQRFNLWDGLQNNSKVTVFVPDNAAFRRYGLTQDSIARMNPASYQDLAFGVYPLLLKARHIFSTDSWQITSEQYGPNGIYFGNYVVTPEYQYNGNNNTENATVSVSYLDVNGFYQPNDKGPGAARYKGGSAKGADHLTGNGIVHVIDDLLFYPELLKK; this comes from the coding sequence ATGCGTAAAATGAAATACATGACAGGAGTTGTGGCAGCGGTATTGCTGGCTACCGCCTGTAAAAAAGATGATATCACGCCACCCATCGACAAAACCACGTTGCCCCGCACGATGGCTGCTTTTATACAAAATAACTACGACCTGTCGCTGCTGAATGCCGCTTTACAAAAAACAGGCTTGTACGACACGCTGGCGCAGGCCGGTGCGTATACCTTTTTTGCGCCGGACAACAATGCCTTTGCCGCCATTGGTATAGGTAGTGTGGCGCAAATCAACAGCATGAATACCGATAGCCTGCGTCATCAGCTACGCTATCATCTGCTGCGTAACAGGTATTTTGTTGCTTCATTTCCTTCCCAGATAGGATACAGCTATACCTCTGCTACCGGCGAACCCCTGTATGCGTCTGCCAGTAACCTGTATGGCTCCAGTGCCGATAACAGGCAGCTATTTATAAACGGTGCCATGGTATACAACGGTGCCAAACGCAATATAGCACTGGCTAACGGGGTAATACACCTGGTGAGCAAACCGCTGCAATACCATGCAGGCACGGTACAGGAATATATTACACGTGACACCAGTTTGTCGCTGTTTGCAGCAGCTATGCAACGTTTTAACTTATGGGATGGGCTTCAAAACAACAGTAAGGTTACGGTTTTTGTGCCGGACAATGCTGCGTTTCGCCGCTATGGCCTTACCCAGGATAGCATTGCGCGTATGAACCCGGCCAGCTACCAGGATCTGGCTTTTGGTGTATATCCTTTGCTGCTGAAAGCGCGCCATATTTTTTCCACCGATTCGTGGCAGATAACAAGCGAACAATACGGCCCCAATGGTATTTACTTTGGCAACTATGTAGTTACTCCCGAATACCAGTATAATGGCAACAATAACACAGAAAACGCCACTGTATCGGTAAGTTATCTAGATGTCAATGGATTTTATCAGCCCAATGATAAAGGTCCGGGAGCGGCGAGGTATAAAGGTGGTTCTGCCAAAGGAGCCGATCATCTCACCGGTAATGGTATTGTGCATGTCATTGACGACTTGCTTTTTTATCCTGAATTACTGAAAAAATAA